From the Prochlorococcus marinus str. AS9601 genome, the window TACAAATTAGAGTTTTATTGACTGCATCATGAGCAACTAGAAGGCTTAGATCATTATCCTTTTGAGATAAACAGATTTTGTCAAAAGCTTCTACGGATCTTTGTGATACATCTTTTATAGATTCACCTTCGGGCATTATTACTTCTTCTGGTTTATCATGCCAATTTTTTAGTAAAGCAGGCCACTCTTCTCTAATTTCTGCTTCCAGTTTACCCTCCCATAATCCGTGACTAATTTCTATAAGTGAATCTGTTCTTTCTATTTTTAAATCTTTTCTATTTTGAAGGATTATTTGTGCAGTCTCAAAAGGCCTATGCATTGAACTTGAAAATGCCTTATTGAAAGAAATATTTCTCAAATATTCAAAAGTCTTTCTAGCTTGATTTTTTCCGTTTTCATTTAAAGGGATATCAATTTGCCCTTGAAATCTACCTTCTTTGTTCCAGTTAGTTTCACCATGTCTTATTAGAAATATTCTAGAATCACCAATTTGATTTGGAATATTTTTATTCAGATGAGAAGTTTGATTTAAGCATTCAATTTGGGTCTTGTAAGAGTTATCTTTCCTTGAAATATTGAGTATTGAGAAAGAAGCATTTTCTAATCTTATTTTTCTAAAACCTTGCTTAGGCTTTCCTATTAAAAAGAGTATTAAACATCTGAGAATTGCATTATGTCCTACAACTAAAATATTTACATCATCTTTGTCTAGATAAATTTTTAAAATATTTTCTACAAAATTTGTTGCTTGCAAAAATAACTCTTGAATTGGTTTATAAGTTTTATAATCTTTTCTTTCTAAGATTAGATTTTCTGGATCATTTTTCCATATAGGGTAAATTTCTGGAAATTTCTTTTTTATTTCATCAATTTTTAGACCAGACCATTCACCAAGATCTACCTCTAGCAAATTATCGTCGAATACAATATTTTGTTCTTTTTTGAAGGTCTTTTTAATTGTTTTTGCAGTCTCTGCCGCTCTCACAAGTGGGGAGGAATAAATTTTATCGAAGTTTATTTTTGATAATGCTTTTCCTGCTTTTCGGGCTTGTTTGTATCCTTCATCGGTTAATAATGAATCGTCTGTTCTTCCTTGAATTAATCCTTTTGCATTGAAACTGCTTAGTCCATGCCTAACTAAAACTAATCTTATAGTCATTATATAAATTTGAAAATTAAGATAATTTAATCATCTCATGGCGTGATTAAAATAGATACATAGAAATAAGGAAATTCAATGATAACTAACTATAGTTTTCAAGAATATAATAAGTTATGATCTTTCAAAATACTTCTAAGTCAAAACTCACTTTAGCTTTTATTTCTATCGTCATAACTTTTTTTGTATGGCAACAAGGATTAAGAGATAGTTTAAATAGACCATCTGTTTCA encodes:
- a CDS encoding histidine phosphatase family protein, whose translation is MTIRLVLVRHGLSSFNAKGLIQGRTDDSLLTDEGYKQARKAGKALSKINFDKIYSSPLVRAAETAKTIKKTFKKEQNIVFDDNLLEVDLGEWSGLKIDEIKKKFPEIYPIWKNDPENLILERKDYKTYKPIQELFLQATNFVENILKIYLDKDDVNILVVGHNAILRCLILFLIGKPKQGFRKIRLENASFSILNISRKDNSYKTQIECLNQTSHLNKNIPNQIGDSRIFLIRHGETNWNKEGRFQGQIDIPLNENGKNQARKTFEYLRNISFNKAFSSSMHRPFETAQIILQNRKDLKIERTDSLIEISHGLWEGKLEAEIREEWPALLKNWHDKPEEVIMPEGESIKDVSQRSVEAFDKICLSQKDNDLSLLVAHDAVNKTLICNILGINYSNIWMIKQGNGGITIIDLFNDPNKPPVISALNITTHLGGIIDSTASGAL